In the Molothrus aeneus isolate 106 chromosome 28, BPBGC_Maene_1.0, whole genome shotgun sequence genome, one interval contains:
- the G6PC1 gene encoding glucose-6-phosphatase catalytic subunit 1, with product MEASMNLLHDVGIQTTHWLQQRFQGSQDWFLFISYAADLRNAFFVLFPIWFHFSEAVGIRLIWVAVIGDWLNLVFKWILFGERPYWWVLDTDYYGNSSAPEIQQFPLTCETGPGSPSGHAMGAAGVYYVMVTALLSAAGGEKQSKTLGYWVLWTVLWIGFWAVQVCVCMSRVFIAAHFPHQVIAGVFSGMAVAKTFQHVRCIYHASFHRYLGITIFLFSFTLGFYLLLWTFGVDLLWTLEKAQKWCSNPEWVHIDTTPFASLLRNLGILFGLGLALNSHLYQESSRLKQGQQLPFFRLGCIAASLLILHVFDAFKPPSHVQLLFYALSFCKSAAVPLATVGLIPYCLSQLLATQHKKAA from the exons atgGAGGCCAGCATGAACCTCCTGCATGATGTGGGCATCCAGACCAcacactggctgcagcagcgcTTCCAGGGCTCCCAGGACTGGTTCCTCTTCATCTCCTATGCTGCTGATCTCAGGAATGCTTTTTTTGTCCTCTTCCCCATCTGGTTCCACTTCAGTGAAGCAGTGGGCATCAGGCTCATCTGGGTGGCTGTCATCGGGGACTGGCTCAACCTCGTCTTCAAGTG gaTCCTCTTTGGGGAGAGACCATACTGGTGGGTCCTTGACACGGACTATTATGGCAACAGCTCTGCACCAGAGATCCAGCAGTTCCCTCTCACCTGCGAGACAGGACCTG GGAGCCCATCTGGCCATGCCATGGGTGCAGCAGGCGTGTACTACGTGATGGTgacagccctgctctctgctgctgggggagagaAGCAGTCAAAGACACTGGGATACTG GGTGCTGTGGACAGTGCTCTGGATTGGGTTCTGGGCAGTTCAGGTCTGTGTCTGCATGTCCCGAGTCTTCATCGCCGCTCACTTTCCCCACCAGGTGATTGCAGGGGTGTTCTCAG ggatggctgtGGCCAAGACCTTCCAGCACGTCCGCTGCATCTACCACGCCAGCTTCCACCGGTACCTGGGCATCACCATCTTCCTCTTCAGCTTCACCCTGGGTTTCtacctgctgctgtggacaTTCGGCGTGGACCTGCTCTGGACGCTGGAGAAGGCACAGAAGTGGTGCAGCAACCCTGAGTGGGTCCACATTGACACCACTCCCTTTGCCAGCCTCCTCCGAAACCTGGGCATCCTCTtcgggctggggctggccctcAATTCCCACCTGTACCAGGAGAGCTCCCGGCTaaagcagggccagcagctgccctTCTTCCGCCTGGGCTGCATCGCTgcctccctcctcatcctccacgTCTTTGATGCCTTCAAGCCTCCCTCCCACGTGCAGCTGCTCTTCTACGCCCTCTCCTTCTGCAAGAGCGCGGCTGTGCCCCTGGCGACCGTCGGCCTCATCCCCTactgcctgtcccagctcctggccacaCAGCACAAAAAGGCTGCCTAA